In a single window of the Gossypium hirsutum isolate 1008001.06 chromosome A13, Gossypium_hirsutum_v2.1, whole genome shotgun sequence genome:
- the LOC107932118 gene encoding 40S ribosomal protein S15a-1, translating to MVRVSVLNDALKSMYNAEKRGKRQVMIRPSSKVIIKFLLVMQKHGYIGEFEYVDDHRSGKIVVELNGRLNKCGVISPRFDVGVKEIEGWTARLLPSRQFGYIVLTTSAGIMDHEEARRKNVGGKVLGFFY from the exons ATGGTGAGGGTCAGTGTTTTAAACGATGCACTTAAGAGCATGTACAATGCGGAGAAGAGGGGCAAACGACAGGTCATGATTAGGCCTTCCTCGAAAGTGATCATCAAGTTCCTTTTGGTTATGCAGAAGCACG GTTACATCGGAGAATTTGAGTATGTTGATGACCACAGGTCTGGCAAAATTGTGGTTGAACTTAACGGGAGGCTCAACAAGTGTGGGGTGATTAGTCCTCGTTTTGATGTCGGAGTCAAAGAGATTGAGGGTTGGACTGCTAGGCTACTTCCTTCTAGACAA TTTGGATATATTGTGCTAACCACATCTGCTGGCATCATGGACCATGAAGAAGCTAGAAGAAAGAATGTTGGTGGGAAAGTACTTGGTTTTTTCTACTGA